From a single Actinomyces viscosus genomic region:
- a CDS encoding NADH-quinone oxidoreductase subunit G: protein MTAETTTKSPAPVGPPAPEMVHMTIDGLPVEVEKGTLLIRAAEQVGVRIPRFCDHPLLAPSANCRQCLVEVAMPGRDGVVRPMPKPQPSCAMTAMEGMEISTQATSEVAAKAQAGTMEFLLINHPLDCPVCDKGGECPLQNQALELMASGGQSATRFTDVKRTFPKPLRLTSNILLDRDRCILCQRCVRFADQIPGDPFIALQGRGGGHPSYDMDGHPEHAGGLYSEQIGRFDARVLDFSTGSAEQSIDADLQTIRGVPSLSALGDLTGPGGEPGASDGTDYGPDLGAGREDLDVSGRPFASYFSGNIIQICPVGALTSARYRFRARPMDLVSTDSVTEHDASGSAIRVDMRRGVVLRHLAGNDPEVNEEWITDKDRFAFTWSAQPDRLTVPLVRDEETGELVTTSWSDALDVAARGLARAASDGGVGLLPGGRLTLEDAWAWSRFARTVLGTNDIDQRVRTHSLEEDTFLAARVAGTGLGAVTYRHLERAGQVLLLGLEPEDECGSLFLRLRKGVRAGGVNVATVTTCLSAGSRKLSAQAILTPPGEEARVVAHLSQTHPALVEALRADGATILVGERAARVPGLLSVADALATATGALLAWVPRRSGERGGIEAGLLPGLLPGGRPVADPEARAQVERAWNMGPEHHLPTSLGRDATGILSALLDGTLGGAVVGGIDLRDFPDPGLARAALAASGFTVQLEVRRSEVSEHADVVLPVAPAVEKNGTFVNWEGRVRPFGQAHVSRARTDRQVLGMLADEMGVDLQVDDLVTLHEQLAALGLWRGQRMPVAFGRAPTPGAGAAIVVGGVEARLTTHKPMLDAGRLQDGEPFLAATALRPVAKVGADLARRLSLVGGDEVTVSTATGSITLPAVVGGVSDGTVWLPECSAGSTVHQTLGAGHGSQVTLTHAAEVLR, encoded by the coding sequence ACCCGCTGCTCGCGCCGTCGGCCAACTGCCGCCAGTGCCTGGTGGAGGTGGCCATGCCCGGGCGCGACGGCGTCGTGCGGCCCATGCCCAAGCCCCAGCCCTCCTGCGCCATGACCGCCATGGAGGGCATGGAGATCTCCACCCAGGCCACCAGCGAGGTCGCCGCCAAGGCCCAGGCCGGCACCATGGAGTTCCTCCTCATCAACCACCCGCTGGACTGCCCCGTGTGCGACAAGGGCGGCGAGTGCCCCCTGCAGAACCAGGCCCTGGAGCTCATGGCCTCCGGCGGCCAGTCCGCCACCCGCTTCACCGACGTCAAGCGCACCTTCCCCAAGCCGCTGCGCCTGACCAGCAACATCCTGCTGGACCGTGACCGCTGCATCCTGTGCCAGCGCTGCGTGCGCTTCGCCGACCAGATCCCCGGAGACCCCTTCATCGCCCTCCAGGGACGCGGCGGCGGCCACCCCTCCTACGACATGGACGGCCACCCCGAGCACGCCGGCGGCCTGTACTCCGAGCAGATCGGGCGCTTCGACGCCCGTGTCCTGGACTTCTCCACCGGCTCCGCCGAGCAGTCGATCGACGCCGACCTTCAGACGATCCGCGGCGTGCCCTCCCTGAGCGCCCTGGGCGACCTGACCGGCCCCGGCGGCGAGCCCGGCGCCTCCGACGGCACCGACTACGGACCCGACCTGGGGGCCGGACGCGAGGACCTGGACGTCTCCGGACGGCCCTTCGCCTCCTACTTCTCCGGCAACATCATCCAGATCTGCCCCGTGGGCGCCCTGACCTCGGCGAGGTACCGCTTCCGGGCCCGCCCCATGGACCTGGTCTCCACCGACTCCGTCACCGAGCACGACGCCTCCGGCTCGGCCATCCGCGTCGACATGCGCCGCGGCGTCGTCCTGCGCCACCTGGCCGGCAACGACCCCGAGGTCAACGAGGAGTGGATCACCGACAAGGACCGCTTCGCCTTCACCTGGTCCGCCCAGCCCGACCGCCTCACCGTGCCGCTCGTGCGCGACGAGGAGACCGGCGAGCTCGTCACCACCTCCTGGTCCGATGCCCTGGACGTGGCCGCCCGGGGCCTGGCCCGCGCCGCCTCCGACGGGGGAGTGGGACTCCTGCCCGGCGGCCGCCTCACCCTGGAGGACGCCTGGGCCTGGTCCCGCTTCGCCCGCACCGTCCTGGGCACCAACGACATCGACCAGCGCGTGCGCACCCACAGCCTGGAGGAGGACACCTTCCTGGCCGCCCGGGTGGCCGGCACCGGCCTGGGTGCCGTCACCTACCGGCACCTGGAGAGGGCCGGACAGGTCCTGCTCCTGGGCCTGGAGCCCGAGGACGAGTGCGGCTCGCTGTTCCTGCGCCTGCGCAAGGGCGTGCGCGCCGGCGGCGTCAACGTGGCCACCGTGACCACCTGCCTGAGTGCCGGCAGCCGCAAGCTCTCCGCCCAGGCCATCCTCACCCCGCCCGGTGAGGAGGCCCGCGTCGTCGCCCACCTCAGCCAGACCCACCCCGCCCTCGTCGAGGCCCTGCGGGCCGACGGCGCCACCATCCTCGTCGGTGAGCGCGCCGCCCGCGTGCCCGGCCTGCTCAGCGTCGCCGACGCCCTGGCCACCGCCACCGGCGCCCTGCTGGCCTGGGTCCCGCGGCGCAGCGGCGAGCGCGGCGGCATCGAGGCGGGCCTGCTGCCCGGGCTGCTGCCCGGCGGGCGCCCCGTGGCCGACCCCGAGGCCCGGGCCCAGGTCGAGCGGGCCTGGAACATGGGCCCCGAGCACCACCTGCCCACGTCGCTGGGCCGCGACGCCACCGGGATCCTCTCCGCCCTCCTGGACGGGACCCTCGGCGGCGCCGTCGTCGGCGGCATCGACCTGCGCGACTTCCCCGACCCGGGCCTGGCCCGCGCGGCCCTGGCCGCCAGCGGCTTCACCGTCCAGCTCGAGGTGCGCCGCAGCGAGGTCAGCGAGCACGCCGACGTCGTCCTGCCCGTGGCCCCGGCGGTGGAGAAGAACGGCACCTTCGTCAACTGGGAGGGGCGCGTGCGTCCCTTCGGCCAGGCCCACGTCTCGCGCGCCCGCACCGACCGCCAGGTCCTGGGGATGCTCGCCGATGAGATGGGCGTCGACCTCCAGGTCGACGACCTGGTCACCCTGCACGAGCAGCTCGCCGCCCTGGGCCTGTGGCGCGGCCAGCGCATGCCGGTCGCCTTCGGCCGCGCTCCGACGCCCGGCGCCGGGGCGGCCATCGTCGTCGGCGGCGTGGAGGCGCGCCTGACCACCCACAAGCCCATGCTCGACGCCGGGCGCCTCCAGGACGGCGAGCCCTTCCTGGCCGCCACCGCCCTGCGCCCCGTCGCCAAGGTGGGTGCCGACCTCGCCCGGCGCCTGTCGCTCGTCGGGGGCGATGAGGTGACCGTGTCGACCGCCACCGGGTCGATCACCCTGCCGGCCGTCGTCGGCGGCGTCAGTGACGGGACCGTGTGGCTGCCCGAGTGCTCGGCCGGATCCACCGTCCACCAGACCCTGGGCGCCGGCCACGGCTCCCAGGTCACCCTGACCCATGCAGCGGAGGTACTGAGGTGA
- the nuoH gene encoding NADH-quinone oxidoreductase subunit NuoH, translating into MNPIYVAQAAAADDAVSNGGVVADFSAETWWLTLIKAVFIVAFLIVSVMMALWVERRGLARMQTRLGPNVNGPLGLLQAVADAGKLIMKEDFWLKGAEKIIYLLAPLIAAFSAFMVYAVIPFGPQVSIFGHSTPLQLTDFPVAVLYILAITAFGVYGIILGGWSTHSTYPLFGAVRSAAQVISYELSMSLSILTVFLASGTMSTSGIVSAQQRIWWAVAMLPSFIIYVISMIGEVNRLPFDLPEAEGELVAGHMVEYSSMKFAWYFLAEYINMFNVSAVCVTLFLGGWRSTILSLFWDGANSGWWPMLWFIGKVWAVMFFMVWTRGTLVRIRYDHFMKLGWKVLIPVSLVWFVLVAVVRAFRTFSGASAQALLLPLAVVFCIIMLILFLMPDKEDEEELYDDDEYEDEEGDDVEIMSADDDHVAFLEGFPVPPLPGESLPPSPRARRAALAGDSEGFEDGPATAVGLLEDPDLEADDDADWAQSADSADSASSAASAGSPDSSGAETSAPARTGADAATALPTFTLGLKADQASDKTTEAPQEGKDD; encoded by the coding sequence GTGAACCCGATCTACGTGGCTCAGGCGGCCGCCGCCGACGACGCCGTCTCCAACGGGGGCGTGGTCGCCGACTTCTCCGCCGAGACCTGGTGGCTGACCCTCATCAAGGCCGTCTTCATCGTCGCCTTCCTCATCGTCAGCGTCATGATGGCCCTGTGGGTGGAGCGGCGCGGCCTGGCCCGCATGCAGACCCGCCTGGGCCCCAACGTCAACGGCCCGCTCGGACTGCTCCAGGCGGTCGCCGACGCCGGCAAGCTCATCATGAAGGAGGACTTCTGGCTCAAGGGGGCCGAGAAGATCATCTACCTCCTGGCCCCGCTCATCGCCGCCTTCAGCGCCTTCATGGTCTACGCGGTCATCCCCTTCGGGCCGCAGGTGAGCATCTTCGGCCACTCCACGCCCCTGCAGCTGACCGACTTCCCCGTGGCGGTCCTCTACATCCTGGCCATCACCGCCTTCGGTGTCTACGGCATCATCCTGGGCGGCTGGTCCACCCACTCCACCTACCCGCTCTTCGGCGCCGTGCGCTCCGCCGCGCAGGTCATCTCCTACGAGCTGAGCATGAGCCTGTCCATCCTCACGGTCTTCCTGGCCTCGGGGACCATGTCCACCTCCGGGATCGTCAGCGCCCAGCAGCGGATCTGGTGGGCCGTGGCGATGCTGCCCAGCTTCATCATCTACGTCATCTCCATGATCGGTGAGGTCAACCGCCTCCCCTTCGACCTGCCCGAGGCCGAGGGCGAGCTCGTCGCCGGCCACATGGTCGAGTACTCCTCGATGAAGTTCGCCTGGTACTTCCTGGCCGAGTACATCAACATGTTCAACGTCTCGGCCGTGTGCGTCACCCTGTTCCTGGGCGGCTGGCGCTCGACGATCCTCAGCCTGTTCTGGGACGGCGCCAACTCCGGCTGGTGGCCGATGCTGTGGTTCATCGGCAAGGTCTGGGCGGTCATGTTCTTCATGGTGTGGACCCGAGGCACCCTGGTGCGCATCCGCTACGACCACTTCATGAAGCTCGGATGGAAGGTCCTCATCCCGGTCTCCCTGGTGTGGTTCGTGCTGGTCGCGGTCGTGCGCGCCTTCCGCACCTTCTCCGGCGCCTCCGCTCAGGCCCTCCTGCTGCCGCTGGCCGTCGTCTTCTGCATCATCATGCTCATCCTCTTCCTCATGCCCGACAAGGAGGACGAGGAGGAGCTCTACGACGATGACGAGTACGAGGACGAGGAGGGCGACGACGTCGAGATCATGAGCGCCGACGACGACCACGTCGCCTTCCTCGAGGGCTTCCCCGTCCCGCCGCTGCCGGGCGAGTCCCTGCCGCCCTCGCCGCGCGCCCGACGCGCCGCCCTGGCCGGTGACTCCGAGGGCTTCGAGGACGGTCCGGCGACCGCCGTCGGCCTCCTGGAGGACCCCGACCTTGAGGCCGACGACGACGCCGACTGGGCTCAGTCCGCTGACTCGGCCGACTCAGCGAGCTCCGCGGCCTCCGCCGGGTCTCCCGACTCCTCCGGTGCTGAGACCTCCGCCCCGGCCCGCACCGGCGCGGACGCGGCCACCGCCCTGCCCACCTTCACCCTTGGCCTCAAGGCCGACCAGGCCAGCGACAAGACCACTGAGGCACCCCAGGAGGGAAAAGATGACTGA